Genomic DNA from Planktomarina temperata RCA23:
CACAGATTCCACTGCACCGCAAGCCGCCGCTCAGGCCGCTGGAAATGTGATCACATTTGGTCAGGCCTCTGATATGGCCGCCTATGGTCCAATGCCACGCGTGTCCTCCATCATCGACGACTGGGCCCCTTACTACATCGCCCGCACCCAAGCGGTTATGGATGGCACTTGGACCTCCACAAGCACATGGGATGGCATTGGTGCTGGCATGGTTGGCATTGGTGAAATTTCAAACGCCGTTCCGGCCGATGTAAAGGCCTCCGCCGAAGCTCTGCGCGACAGCCTAGCAGATGGCTCCTACCATGCCTTCACGGGCCCGTTGAACAAGCAAGATGGCTCGGCTTGGTTGGCCGCAGGTGAAACCGCTTCTGATTACGGCGATGACAGTTTGGCTGGCATGAATTTCTATCTTGAAGGCATTGAAGGCGACGTGCCAAACTAAACAAAAACCTATGCAGATTTGAAAAGGGGGCCTCTGGTCCCCTTTTTGCTTTTGAAACGCGCGCAACTGTGCATGATTGCCCTATGGAGGATTTCATTACCATTGGCGGCGGCATTGCTGGCATTTCAGCAGCGGCCCGCTTGTCCGAGCACGGGAGCTGCAGGGTCTTGGAACGTGAGGCGCATTTGGCCTATCACAGCTCCGGTCGATCGGCTGCACTCTATGAGGAAAATTACGGCAGCCCTTCCACCATCTCGCTTGCAAAAGCCGGGCGCGCCGATTGGGAGGATGTGCTGGAGGGCGTGCTCAGCCCACGCGGCTTTATGCTGTTATGCCTGCGCGGTGAAGAAACGCAATTTGAAGCTGACCGGCAGCATATGGGCCTGACCGAAATCTCGATGGCAGAGGCCCAGGCACGCGTGCCGATCCTCAATACCCAAGACGTGCTGCGCGCGGCCTGCAGCACCACCGCGCAAGATATTGACACGGATCTGATGCTACAGCGCTTTGCCAAACTCTTACGCAGCAATGGCGGGGTGATTGAAACCGATCAATGTGTTCAGGCCATTGAAAAAATTTCCAACGGATGGCGGGTGACCTGCCAAGAGCAGACATTCACGGCGCGCCAGTTGATCAACGCGGCCGGAGCCTGGGGCGATGAAATCGCCGCGCTCGC
This window encodes:
- a CDS encoding NAD(P)/FAD-dependent oxidoreductase produces the protein MEDFITIGGGIAGISAAARLSEHGSCRVLEREAHLAYHSSGRSAALYEENYGSPSTISLAKAGRADWEDVLEGVLSPRGFMLLCLRGEETQFEADRQHMGLTEISMAEAQARVPILNTQDVLRAACSTTAQDIDTDLMLQRFAKLLRSNGGVIETDQCVQAIEKISNGWRVTCQEQTFTARQLINAAGAWGDEIAALAGLARLGLTPMRRSVARLAAPGGHDPSAWPMLFGPGERWFAKADAGALIVSLAEETPSVPMDSWPHDMDLAEALARYQDYVTEEVTRPISSWAGLRTFAPDRNLVLGAAPQEESFIWAVGQGGYGFFTAPAASQLVADTALGRRPQLSAEIVAQLSPARFAP